The DNA region agacatgagagaaaacacacagaacagaaactcttcaccagatctgagatcagctttactaccttacaagagaagaaacttcattcagaagaccacagagagaagaagaagaagaagaagaggattTGTGTCTCTTCCTCTAATCTAAATGTtcacatgaggacacacagtggtgaaaagcctttcaactgcactgaatgtggaaAATACTTCAGAACCAAACAATATCTTAAAGTTCAtcagagaattcatacaggagaaaaaccttacaaatgctctcagtgtgacaagacgtttaATTGTTCAAGTAACTTAAAagcccatcagagagttcacaccggagagaaaccttatcactgtaatgtttgtgggAGGAGTTTTAATCAACATGACAGTTTAGTGACACACCTAacaattcatacaggtgaaaaacctttcaaatgctccCAGTGTGACATGACGTTTACTAAttcaagtaacttaaaagtccaccagagagttcatactggagagaaaccttatcactgtagtgtctgtgggaagagttttagtcaaGGGTCTACATTACGAAATCAcaagagaattcatacaggtgaaaaacctttcaaatgctctcagtgtgacatgaCGTTTGCTCAGTCAGGTCACTTAAAaacccatcagagagttcatactggagagaaaccttacgtctgcgcTCACTGTAGAAAGAGCTGCTCTACTTCATCTCAATTAAGagttcatcagagagttcatactggagaaaaaccttattactgtagtgtctgtgggaagagttttagtcatGGGTCTTCATTAGTAAAGCAcaagagaattcatacaggtgaaaaacctttcaaatgctctcagtgtgacaagacgtttgCTCGGTCAGGTCAATTGAAagtccatcagagagttcatactggaaaGAAACCTTAAcactgtaatgtttgtgggaagagttaaTCAAAAGTCAAACTTTATGACACCAAAAACTTGTATAAATTTCGAAATATTGTtacaaaacaacagaaaaacaTTGCTGGTTTTTTTCAGATTGATCTAACAGTACAGTATTATGGAGGACGAAAAATGACTTAAAGGGAACTTTCATCgctagaaacattaatctttattgaaagtgcatTTACCAAACAAACGTCCATATCCTGATCTGGTGCGGAAATGTTATACAGAAAGTACCGGTACACAGCGAGAGTACCTTGGTTTCCTGTTTACAAACATTACAGGGTCATGCGCATCCTGAAGGCAGAAAGCCTGATTGGTGAgctggggccgtattcacaaagaattttatcttaccactaagagtactcctaaatcgcactaaaagattttaactaggagttttctcttaaaagttattcacaacgcctttcagacctacttttagtaaggaaaaatgattACTCCTAAACTAAaagtgagtcttcgttgctacggatgacgttaattctcatgcacgagctgaCTCGCAATGACtacggtgattggttgttagatgacagggctgtcatgcgCAACATAACAAAGACGCACCAAATCAATTACAACAacgaaatatgtctgtgtcctacacaaaataataatagtaatgccatcgaaatgcatatataaaagaaaagttgtgaatgaaattaaattatatcaaggtagcctaatacccaaatgaaaaccgacaattgcctaataataaaaaaacgacattgcattaacacttgcttgattaatttacaccatattagcctaaatagactaaagcaaggaaatgttgcccatattgaagaagcctaatgtaataaataaatgacgttgcattatgaactcgccaaaacggAAAAGAAAGCCCAACTGGATGCAGGATCAGCTACTGCTGCTGtcccagttggtgctggaaaaaagaaacataataaaagggaaattcggcactgagatatcaagcaaaactaagcgtgagacgTGGGAGACAGTGATACGCGGGTCAATGAACAAAACAAccggcacccgaccaacgttttcaaatatacccgacccgctccctggcccacattttatttaaagtagtaattgtttaaaatagttaactggcatttttatttcaaacgacccgaccgaccGCGACCCGCTGCCGCAtatcataaaaaacatttttggatgactcgtaaccgcaggcacccgctcatttcAGATCCGAAATGATCCGCGCATCACTgatgggagaggatttgtttgcagatcaatgcagcattcccgctTGTGTCGCGGACCCCGGGCAACTGCGAGAGGCGATTgtatgcattacaatcgcagtcaagggttgagattgcagcctttaaatgggcaagcatggcaacaggttggcgtacaatattaaatatatatcattattgtttcatgtaattctaaaaacttcctgcttgtcatgaatgtaatgaattatgaaacaaatgtcataaaaatatgcttacattaaagtgtgcttttaaggcaatgcttttgagttggtgaaactgtccatgtaTGTGTTAATCAGCacctaagaggctgtttacacttggcattaacatgcgttttcgtcgatcggatcacaagtggacgacgttaatgccaggtgtaaacggtgttcaaaacggtttgaacgcgtccactttcgaccactttcaaccacattcagaggtagtcgaaaccactttcgatcggatcgctttggagttgcggaacgcaatgtggttgaatgtgtccgaacagccacacgcgaccgccttctctccacccatttatctaatctgaggtattaaacacaagttttacgtctttttttgacttctggcgtgaaaatacggtgaacagcgctatttttagccattcattgataaaactactgcgggggttctccgtagtttcgttttgaaagcgtgaaagttgcgcgatcatatttcatcaattgcgctgaaaattcagagaaagctccaacatataaatgtacaaaacactgtgcagcatgtatacttgctaaacaagcagtggaatccgacataatattagtttgcgtccatataaactcataattactcccgctcgcgtttgaatgacagctgagacactcgcccaccgtctcacagaccaccccctcacagtattcaggacagaagcgttcgaaagtggacaaaagagacggatttaaataccaggtgtaaacgtaatgtgtctctctcgtccacttgtgatccgatcgatgaaaacacatgttaatgccaagtgtaaacagcctctaagtcATTTTACGATCTgttgtgaataggtcttagtgagttaggagtcctctcgacttcttttaagctgtcccagacttaggtgctacttttagggctaaaatgcttcgTGAATTacttttagtgaaaaaaattaggagtccttAAGTTAGGAGTGACAAGCccattatttttaggagttgctcctaaatttgccagttaggagctacttttagccttaaaattctttgtgaatacggcccctggtCTGCTACTGCAACAACCTTAACCACTGAAGCtttctttattgtttgtttataactgCTGACTAAATAAAACGTGATTTTTGTTggatctgtttttctgtctttaattttgcagtgttactgtgatacatgtatgaattatcATGTTAGGATAGTAACGTAATAGCTGCATCTACTGGCATGTTAAACATCAGCACCCAGCACTGGCtctgttggtactattttcCACGCAACAACTCCTTggcattttgacttacagacACCGTTACTAGCCTACAACACAAGGCACGTCTGTCTTTCTGCCTCTCGGTTGCGTGCGCAAGCAGTGATGATGTCACAGAGAAATCCATTTATACATATGAAAATAAAGGCTTTAAACTTCAACTGCACTTTTCATCTAAATATTCAAGagagaataatttaaaatagttTCTTtggttcctttaaaaaaatattcttttatCTTGGGGGAGAAAAGGAAATAGTAGAATTCATCATCTTTAAACGTAAGTAATATGATAAAATTTTTAAATTAACAACACACCAGGAATGCTAGAAAAGAACCAGTTTAAACATGTATTTGTAGTAAACAAATAGGCAATCAATCAGCTTTACTGCATGTTTATTTTTCATAAGGGAGTAGGCAACCTGACTATTGTTAAGATAAAATGTTTCACTCACTTGGCTTATTTTACTCACATTCACATTGCTTTATGTAAAGCCAGGATATGAGGTCTCTCTCTCCACCTTTAGGTGGAAAACCTGGATTCGGACATTCTTGCCGGCATCCCCTTTATAGAATGTAATGACATTGTGTCCGCCCTGCTAAACGTCACGTCTGTGTGGGGTCAAACACTTATGAGTATGGCGACAATCTGATGTACGCAGTTGGACATGCTATTCGGCGTGCTCATGTGCTTTTTGCCACTTTGTGGCCAGGGGACTTTGTTGAACTGGAGCTTCCAGCAGAACTAGCATACGTTAGGGAGCAGCTCGCTGTCGAGCCACATGAGGGCTGTAAGCACTGGCTTTCCCCGTCGATGTCTGTGGGGATTTCGGGTAAAATCAGAATTCCCAACTTAACCAATGTTCCAGAGGGCATCAAGAAATACGATCACGTATGCCGCATTCGTATGATCTACATTACAGACTCACGACCCATGCAGACCATAGCAGAAGCTTTTCAGGCTTCCATTGTTAAGTCTGGTCCGCCCAACCCTACAACGTTGTCTTACCTGATCTCATTAGACCCTAACGGCATCATGACAGCAGACATTAGAGAGAAGTTTCAAAAGGTCCATAGGGAATTCGACGAGGTCTTTACATCAcagtttaaagcaacaccaaagaggtttttttaccttaaaataacgcttccaaaacagtttcagtcgttcatccactctaaacagggttaacagcactttcacattcgctttgcagccctctatcggccaaaaccgcactaaagaagtttccaaacgtcgggtagtggtcctgtagtccgagtgaatactataaaaacttgctttacggcagacctacaatccaatcagagccagctatgcctcagtatttatgacagtggttAATGGACatttacgcttctaacctgtagggggagcaaagagccaaaactctatggtgttgctttaaaggctAAAATGGCTCTGCTGGCCCCTTTCAGGCTAGGGTGAGCATGGGGCCTGTCCAACCGCCCCAACGGAAGGGAGGTGTCCCACAGTACTCCAGGGGCCAATTACAAGATCTGCAAGCTCAGTTTGATGCATTGGAATCACTAGGCATTTTCCAAAAGCCAGAAGACATTGACGGCGATGTTGAATATGTTAATGCATAATTCCTCATCAAAAAGCCTAATAGGGGGTTTCCGTCTTGTCACGGTATTTGCTGATGTCGGTCTTATAGCAAACCCCAGCCCTCGCTTATGCCAAACGTTGATGCCACATTGCGTCAGATAGCTCAATGGAGGTATATTGTCGCAACTCACTAAAGCTTTCTACCAAATCCCACTTACCAGGCCATCTGCAGGGTGGTCACACATTTAAAGGTGTCTGTGTTTATGCCAGATGTGCCTGGCTCAAAAACCGCGTTTGTAGAATTGGCCTGTGTGGTGCTCTGCGACTTCCTTCAACAGGGACAGGTGCCCAGGGTTGCGGATGATCTGTATTGCTGCACCAACACCCTTGAAGATCTTCTTGTGGTGTTGAAAAAGGTCCTGGCAGCCCTCTGGGCATGCAATTTATGCTTATCTCCCAGTAAGACTGTCGTTGCTTCAGTATAGACCACTATATTGGGGTGGGTCTGATGTCAAGGTACTATTCGGGCTAGTTCTCACCGCATTACAACTTTGGCCTCATGCAATTCTCTGCAAGCCCACATGTTACTACTTTCTTGTCTACTGCTAGCCGTTTCCAAGCATCTGTTCGTCATGTTGCCGGGGCCGCTATTCTTCCGTCAGATTATGCTAGTTGTAATGCTGTGCAGTGCAACAATCCCACATGTCAGGTGTGTAACTTTGTCTGTAAGTCTATGGTCGCTGTCGTGTGCCGACATCTTGTGGGAAGCTGCAAAAGTACCCTTTGCCAATAGAGCCACACAGCTGTCTATTCAGGCGGAGTGTTCTGATCTCCGCAGGGTGCATGCTCATCTTTGGCAGGGTAAACGTCCTTCAAAGAGAGTCACCAATGTGAGAGATGTAAAGAGAtttgaacactgtcaccatgGCAAATGATGGCCTGTTAGTCGTACGGCATGCATTGTTGTCCCACAGTCTGTGTTGCATGGTTTGCTTATGTCACTGCACATTAGCCTAGATCACCCCTCTGCGCATCAGTTGAGACTTGTTGTCTGCCAGGACTTCTATGCGTGGGACATTGACTTTGCCATCCAACTCACTATTAAAGGATTTCATCAATTTGCTGCACTGGTGAAGACCCCGGTATTCGCTGTTGAACAGTCCAGCGGTGACCCGTCAGAGACAGTTGGGTCTACCTTTGCTGCTGATGTTCTAAGGCGTGAACATAAATTCATTCTGGTTGGTCAGGAGTGTGTGACATCATACACAGCTGCATTGTTGATTGATGATAAGCGGAGGGATACTTTGCGGGATGGTCTTATACGCCTCTGTGTCGACCTACGTCCAGTCGATGGCCCTTTTGCTGTAGTTAGAACCGACCCAGCTCCTGGTTTTTCTGCACTAGCCAAGGATGCCGTGCTTGCTCAATACAGGTTGGCCATTGAAGTGGGCAAtactaaaaatgtatataaaaaagcCTATATATCTAGAAAAGGCCATCCAGGAGCTACAAGGTGAGAATTTGTGTCTGGAACTGCACTGCTGGCCGTTACCCATGGGTTACTGTCTGTGGCTGTCGCTTGGTTGAATAGTCGTATTCGTTCACGTGGCATGTCAGCCCATGAGATGCTGTTGCAGAGTGATCAGTTCTCGCATGACCAGTTACCAGTGTGTGACCGGGACCTGATTACCTTGCAGTATGAGCAGCGTCTGTCTAACCACCCTTACAGTGTGAAGTTGAAGGCACCTCGGAGTCGGGGTGCACCTAGCCTAGACAATAGCCCAGGCGACCTTGTGTATTTATACAGTGACCGCAATAAGTCTCGGGCTCACAGCCGATATCTTGTGCTTAGTTCCGACAGTGCGTGGTGCAatgtccacaagtttacaagcTCCCAGCTGCGGCCTGCGTCATATAGGGTTCGCTTGTCTGACTGCTATAAAGTTTACTCTTTTTCAGGTGCCACGGGTCATTGTGACGATGCTGCTGTGTCGGATAGAGATGGGGAGTGCGGTGTGCAGATTGTTGTCCTCCCTTATGCAGTCCCGATATCCCCTTGGCGATTGCTGAGCCTGCTTTCCTTCCCAGGTCTGACGACTGCGGGCACCAGGAGGCTACCCTGTTCGGTGGAAGTCCCGTGTCGTAAGATGGGCCCCTTCTCTTCATCCCAGTGCAGGCTCCCTGGCGGTCTGGCCGTCTTCGTTGGCTCCCCGTCAAGTTTCAGGATTTTGAGTTGGAGTCGTCAAGGCTATCTTCGCCTGTATCCTTGGTTTGCTTTACTAAGTTGTGTTATTGTGTTGTCTTGGTGTTCTGCGTGTGTCCATGAGTGTCTTTTGTGCACTGCGGGTCTTTTTGTGTACTGCGGATCCTCCCGGTGTATCCTGTATTGTTTTGTGCTTTCCTTTTGTTTTCCTCATTCCCGCAGGCAAATGTGCTGGAGTTTGTGTTCAGGAGGAAAAATGGGCATTGCCAGTATGTGGTGTGTGACGTGGTTCCTGACGTTGTTCACAAGCACGCCAATCAGGGCGGTGCTTTGATTGCACTCTACGTGTGGTTGTTGTTGTGTATGCCGCCGCCATTAAAGTCTTTACTAAACAGTTCTCTCGCCTCAACGATTCATTGCAttgcatctttacactggcgcAACACATCAGGTGGGGGCGATTTTGCACAACCTCACGACACTACGTATGACAGCACAGAGGAGTTGAGGTTATGAAATGTTATGGCTGGCGACTGAAATTAAACCATCTAATCGACCTCAACTCCTAAGTTAAtttagatttatgtttaacttgTGCAAAAGCCAATCAACACAGAGAGAAAAAACTCCTCATGATACACTGCCTATTTAGGAAACCGCTGTCATGACTTCGGTTTTATTGACTGCTGTGTTTTGGtttctctgtgtttgtgttttgttttgacagcttcATAAGTGCGCGTCTCTCACATGGGTGTAATTAATTGTGATCTTCTTCACGTGCGTCACTTCACAGCTGCAGCTCATTTTGATGGCCATCGGTTCagtatttaatccctgtgtgttTAGTGCTTCGTTGCAATCTCGTCTTTGTATGTGCTCGTCAGTTTATAGCCCCGTGTAGATTCCAGTCCAGTCCTGTCGTGTGTTTATCTAGTCTGTTTATTGCTTTTCCCAGTTTATTCTGTGCTCTCTGCTGATCGTGAAGCTTTGGATTACCGCCTCTGATTTTCATCTGCTGTCTTCCGCATTTACCACCGCACTAAAGACTGCCTTTCTCTCATCTCCGTGCAGAGGATTTCCACCGAGGAAAACTTGGCTGGTGCTATGTCTTACAGTCAGGTGCGCCTtttaagtcagtatgaattaattttgacatttataaggcaagagacaacattaTCGTCTACAGCGCGAGAGTCCGCCAAATGCGgcttctgtatttatgtaattcaattgattcagtgatgtggaatgacgagtATGCGAACTTCACGCTAGTTGGCTTGTTCAGTTCATTTAGCCTATTCAACCTTCCAGGGGTGTTTTTTATGCTATTGTTTATCATtaaaataactgataatattactttaatgtacagacatctattcagcctgctgttctgtctgctattgtttagttgaataacttgcctttccagattaaatttATGAATTTCTCTAACAACAAAATTGATACTGttagagaaaaaataaaatcatgCAACCGCCTGCTACGATATCACATTAGAGAGCACATAACTAACCCGATCATCTCCTATTTATTACAAAACTAAACAAGATTGCTCAAAAATCATCAAATCGTCTAAAACAACATGATGTTCAATCCTAATCCTACCAATCTATTAAAAGAGACGATTGTATTTATGCACAAGATTTATGGATAAGCTGTTTGTTTCACAAATTTCATTTGCATGAACAAAGCTGTTCCTCAATTTGTATGTTTTCCATTTTAATGGTCAGCCTATGAGGCAGCTGCTGCTTGCACATGGGACATAGACTTTATcctacattttaaataattttctaatGGGCTGCATATTATGTCATGGATATATATAGTGATGACAAAGTGAAGCTTTCTTGAAGCAATGAAGCTTTCAACCCAATTGTGTCGGAAAAAGGTTCATTACTCGAAGCTTTTCAAATCAGAGCTCGTCATAGACTTGCCAGGCACGAAAGCTTTACAGGCGTAGCAACAGTAACTAAGCAGGGCAGGGCTTAACGAAGGGTCAATTAATTGATGCTTCAGTTTGTATAAATTAGGTAAGAacaccacctagtggataatagtggaaatataGATTAACTTTAAACTCGgaagggaagtgttttctcttaattgacttCATTTCTGGGTCAACGGTGGGTAAAGAGTTCAAACATGACTATGTGGCCACTGTTTTTAAGAATAacattaaatgtttacatgtcaACACATCGGGCTATCATTTTATATATCAGCTAAGTAAAGGCCACTAAATCTTAATGAAACATTACCCACCCTGTCCCGTTTCACTCCAAAAGATCGTCCTCTATCGCAGAGCTTTATGTGGCGTTTAATCAAATTGAAGTTTGTTTTATAATTCTTTAATTATATTAGTTATATATCTACAAACAGCGGACATCCATGATGCCATTGCCTAATGAACTGCCACAGGTGATACTGAGCGCTGTGGTTACTCACAAGAAcaaacggtttggaaaaaatAGAGCAGGCTCTTTTTATGAGGGAACGCAATATCTTtgcaattattaaaaaataactttaagtCATTGTCTTTATcttattgtgtatatatatattcatcCTGTTTGAGAGCAAAACCAAGTAACTTTGTCCTGTAAATGATAATGTAAGTGGGTTTCTACAAGTTCCTGTCTCATCTTAATATGAAAGAAATTACCCAGGTAACTGTGGCCCTGGTACCTTTTGTTTCATTGTTTGAGTTGATGCCATATTGTTTATGCTTGAGCCAAGGGTCTGAGTCAAAGGTGAATGGTAAACCTAAAGTGTGAACCCATTTCTATGATAATGAAATGGTCCGAGTGAGACAGTGGGTGAGATGATAAAGTTGATGGGATTAAGAGTTGGTGAAACTGAAGGATTGGGAGTGGCAGGGTTATTTCCTTTCAATGTTTTTATGTTCAATGCTTACAAAGTTGAGTGCTTTGTTTTCCATTTAGGGGGCTGTCTGACCGCTAAAATGTGTATGAATGCAATGGGCTGTAAGTCAGACTTGGTGACTGCAGTGGCCCGGCTCTATGCTCTGATTTAAAGATCGCTTTCTGCAATAAAGACTACAGCTCGAGGAAATTCAAGTCTCCAGGACTTCACTAAAAAGGTTTCCAACACAAGCGAATGCAAAGTTTTGCTAGAGAATGCAaacatgttacaataaaatGTCCTCTCCTCCCAAATATTGTCCACTACCATGTCCTCTAGGGGCTTCGTACAAGTATGGCCAGAAATCATCACAAGCTATTGTATAAAGTAAagactaaataaaaaagtggtGGAAAAATGTGCTGAAGAAAGAAAATAGAGAAAACATCAGACTTTTAAAGTCATAAAGAAAGGAAcataaaatatgcaattatgATCAGATTAAGAataccagcattttttttttacaactttacacaatgttgtattttggttttaattAGGTAATGTTGCAGCACAAAATAAAAACCACACCCTAAATttacaacatttgtaaaaataccTAATTGGTTCATTTTGTTTACGCAGTCAAAAAACTTAAATATCACATCTGTTAactatgaaaacaaaaacacacttaAATGTAACATTTGTGAGCCCTTTTGTTTAGGTGTTAAAATAACGTAATCATAATGTTGTAATAAGACGTTTAAAGAACATCATGAACATACCAAAATACAACCAGTGTATAGATTGGTTTAAATGTATCTCAGCTTTATgaatagtttttttgttttataatgGTAGGCAGGGCTGGATTGGTAATTGGGCTACCGGGCATTTTCTTGGTGGGCTGACATACATTTTTACCAAAGTAACATAAACACCTGGCTGTATTTTGGTCATGACGATCTTTAAAAGTCTTATTTCAAGGTTTAACAGCTAAACAAAATGTCTCAGAAATGTTTCATTTTGGTCTGGTTTGGTTTTCGTAGTGAACAGATGTGATTTACGTTTTTTACTACCTAAGGAAAATCAATTAGGTACTtaacaatgtttttaaaacgtcctttttgtttttatgtagggtgtggtttttaaaatgttatgctgCAACATTACCTAATTACAATGAAATACAATGTTGTAAaaacttttgtgtttgtattttgtATCTGATCATAATCTCTTTGTCCTACAATGTCCTATCTTTTTGACTTTAAAAGCTTGatgttttgtctttattctTCAGCCATTATTTTCCCACCCCTTCTTTTCATTTAGTAATTTTGCTAAATCCATTGTAAAGCAGTGAGCGTCTTCTgtctccagtacagcaggaggcgctgcagctctTTAGACCGCAGATAAactcactaaagaaagaaagaaagaaagaaagaaagaaagagagcgcgtgtgatgtgtttgtgtatcctcagtgtttttctctcttgcgTGTTTCATTGAGTGTAAACAGAGTCTTGtttctgtgtattttagtgttgaGACGATAcaggacactacagtgtgtgacagtaaacagagcttacaggaggatcaaacctccgcagagtctctggattctgtctgtaacgctggagaacagcagcagatcctgcagaccaaactgaagatgtgttcagttaaactcatcgactgcacgaacctcatgatgaagattaaaactgaacccacagaaatcaaaactgaacccacagaaatgaaaactgaacccacagaaatcaaaactgaacccacagaagtcaaaactgaacccacagaaatcaaaactgaacccacagaagagGAAGATCGCACCGAGGAAGATGATGATTTTATTACAGGTATGTctcctttttttttacatttttaactgtCATGTGAGTAGCCTATCTGTTTTTTAAAGGAGTTTAtattatctttaatatttattatgcaACAGGCAggcttaaagggttagttcaccccaaaatcataattttatcataaatcaatTACCCCTGTGTCGTAGTAAACCCCAAGTGGTCCGATtgtcttcagaacacatttttggatatttttgatgaaaactaAGCTCAGCAAACACGGAACGTTCCCTGTAGGTTGTTAATACAAAAAACTTAACTTAGCCTAATCGATGGCCTTTATTAAGGCAACTTGGTAAAGCTCACAGAGCAGCGAAGTAAATGCCCACTGctctgtgtgtgttcactactgCTGAATTGTTAaggaaattaaatgaaaacatcaATAAATCTATTGTATTCTTTATTAGCGCGGAAGTTGTGCGTGCTCCACTGCTGCAGTACGTGCTTGCGAACTCGCAGACTCTCAGATAAAATATTTTACCGATTTCTTAGTAActtaacattttacattttagtggttttcgATCGATTTTAACGTCTATATaaagagaatatgatgttaaAAGAAGCTTGTGATTGATGTAAAAACAGAGATAGCTAATGTTAGGGGGATAACTGCTGTGGTAAGATTTGTTAAAGTGaatgaagtgttttatttgtctctCTTTACCTCCGAGACTACATTATTGTAGCCAAATTCTTTTATCTCTTTCTTGCTGTAGTAACGTTCACTTAAATATGTgtggacaaaaatatattttaatgatttctgaTCAATTTGACATGTATGAAGAGAATATTATGCAGcctaaccctgctgaaaaaaacagcatcaaaccagcatggaccagcatgggaattatgctggtttagctggtggtcaccagcataccagcaccaaaacacaacatatgctggtatgaccagcatgggatgctggtgctaatgctggtttggtgctggtttagctggtgctaatgctggtgctgatgctggtttgatgctggtttagctggtgttcactagcaaaccagcaccaaaacacaacatatgctggtcttgctggtatgctgtttttttcagcggGGAAGGGAGAAGCTTTTGATAttgtggtaacactttacaataaggttcattagttaacatttgttaatgttttaactaacatgaacaaaccatgagtaatacatttgttacagtatttattcatctttgttaaccttgatgaaaaaaacagcaaaaccagcattagcaccagcaacaaaccagcattcgcaccagcatcccatgctgaaAGACCAGTCAAACCAGAAAGatcagcatat from Paramisgurnus dabryanus chromosome 8, PD_genome_1.1, whole genome shotgun sequence includes:
- the LOC141279802 gene encoding uncharacterized protein yields the protein MFSVKLIDCTNLMMKIKTEPTEIKTEPTEIKTEPTEIKTEPTEEEDLTEEDDDFIPSDVKTDSCLDIEITSSTSKERLTAQTLSCITCGKTFSSQRLLERHERKHTEQKLFTRSEISFTTLQEKKLHSEDHREKKKKKKRICVSSSNLNVHMRTHSGEKPFNCTECGKYFRTKQYLKVHQRIHTGEKPYKCSQCDKTFNCSSNLKAHQRVHTGEKPYHCNVCGRSFNQHDSLVTHLTIHTGEKPFKCSQCDMTFTNSSNLKVHQRVHTGEKPYHCSVCGKSFSQGSTLRNHKRIHTGEKPFKCSQCDMTFAQSGHLKTHQRVHTGEKPYVCAHCRKSCSTSSQLRVHQRVHTGEKPYYCSVCGKSFSHGSSLVKHKRIHTGEKPFKCSQCDKTFARSGQLKVHQRVHTGKKP